The Agrococcus carbonis genome has a window encoding:
- a CDS encoding alanine/glycine:cation symporter family protein encodes MDLTPLLDALDAVSGVIWGPFLLIPLLVGTGIYLTVRLGGLQFRKLGAGLRLGLLKRKDDGAEGDISQFQALTTALAATVGTGNIVGVATAIGIGGPGALFWMWVTGLVGMALKYSEAYLAVRFRTTDDAGEKSGGPQFYLQKGIRGPLGKVLALAFAIFAVVACFGIGNMTQGNSIASNVEHTWSIPTWVTGAVLTVMTLVVLVGGIKSIGRVTAGFVPIMIVFYVLGGLYILLANLGALPAALAQIFTDAFTGTAAAGGFAGSVLIIAVQMGVARGLFSNESGLGSAAIAAAAARTTHPVRQGLVSMTQTFIDTLIVVSITGLTIIVTGVWDDVDAATGEQISAALMTGEAFTNGLPGEWGHWIVTIGLVMFAYSTILGWSYYGERNVERLFGRRLVMPFRVLFALVVFIGCTTELDLVWKFSDIANGLMALPNLIGLIILSGLVARETRHYLRHDPDLEATREEIEAFMADEPGWADWKAGDEIGTSRIDLQAVRDERR; translated from the coding sequence ATGGACCTGACGCCGCTGCTGGATGCGCTCGATGCCGTGAGCGGCGTGATCTGGGGGCCGTTCCTGCTCATCCCCCTGCTCGTCGGCACGGGCATCTACCTCACCGTGCGCCTCGGCGGCCTGCAGTTCCGGAAGCTCGGCGCGGGGCTGCGCCTCGGCCTCTTGAAGCGCAAGGACGACGGCGCAGAGGGCGACATCTCGCAGTTCCAGGCGCTCACGACCGCGCTCGCGGCGACCGTCGGCACGGGCAACATCGTCGGCGTCGCGACCGCGATCGGCATCGGCGGGCCCGGGGCGCTCTTCTGGATGTGGGTCACCGGCCTCGTGGGCATGGCGCTCAAGTACTCGGAGGCCTACCTCGCGGTGCGCTTCCGCACGACCGACGACGCCGGCGAGAAGTCGGGCGGGCCGCAGTTCTACCTGCAGAAGGGCATCCGCGGGCCGCTCGGCAAGGTGCTCGCGCTCGCGTTCGCCATCTTCGCGGTCGTCGCGTGCTTCGGCATCGGCAACATGACCCAGGGCAACTCGATCGCCTCCAACGTCGAGCACACGTGGAGCATCCCGACCTGGGTCACGGGCGCCGTCCTGACCGTCATGACGCTCGTGGTGCTCGTCGGCGGCATCAAGTCGATCGGGCGCGTGACGGCGGGGTTCGTGCCGATCATGATCGTCTTCTACGTGCTCGGCGGGCTCTACATCCTGCTCGCGAACCTCGGCGCGCTGCCCGCCGCCCTCGCGCAGATCTTCACGGATGCGTTCACGGGCACCGCCGCCGCCGGCGGCTTCGCGGGTTCGGTGCTGATCATCGCGGTGCAGATGGGCGTCGCGCGCGGGCTCTTCTCGAACGAGTCGGGCCTCGGCTCCGCAGCGATCGCCGCCGCCGCCGCGCGCACGACGCACCCCGTGCGCCAGGGCCTCGTGTCGATGACCCAGACCTTCATCGACACGCTCATCGTCGTCTCGATCACGGGCCTGACGATCATCGTGACCGGCGTGTGGGACGACGTGGACGCGGCGACGGGCGAGCAGATCAGCGCTGCGCTCATGACCGGCGAGGCCTTCACGAACGGGCTGCCGGGCGAGTGGGGCCACTGGATCGTGACGATCGGCCTCGTGATGTTCGCCTACTCGACGATCCTCGGCTGGTCGTACTACGGCGAGCGCAACGTCGAGCGGCTCTTCGGCCGGCGGCTGGTCATGCCCTTCCGCGTGCTGTTCGCGCTCGTCGTCTTCATCGGCTGCACGACCGAGCTCGACCTCGTGTGGAAGTTCTCCGACATCGCGAACGGCCTCATGGCGCTGCCCAACCTCATCGGCCTCATCATCCTGTCGGGCCTCGTGGCCCGCGAGACGCGGCACTACCTGCGGCACGACCCCGACCTCGAGGCGACGCGCGAGGAGATCGAGGCGTTCATGGCCGACGAGCCCGGCTGGGCCGACTGGAAGGCCGGCGACGAGATCGGCACGTCCCGCATCGACCTGCAGGCGGTGCGCGACGAGCGCCGCTAG
- a CDS encoding ASCH domain-containing protein — translation MWRDYAAAHPAAVAAGPEHTVEHFGDSARLADALLDEVLSGRKRATSELAAQFLADGEPLPRVGSHWIACDGRGVPRIIIRSTELRLGDFASATADFAYDEGEDDRSLESWRREHRRYWERTAAARGATWSEDEEIVFERFAVVWPPEHADGPAS, via the coding sequence ATGTGGCGCGACTACGCCGCCGCCCACCCCGCAGCCGTCGCGGCGGGCCCCGAGCACACCGTCGAGCACTTCGGCGACTCGGCGCGGCTCGCCGACGCCCTGCTCGACGAGGTGCTCTCGGGCCGCAAGCGCGCGACCTCCGAGCTCGCCGCGCAGTTCCTCGCCGACGGCGAGCCGCTGCCGCGCGTCGGCTCGCACTGGATCGCGTGCGACGGCCGCGGCGTGCCGCGCATCATCATCCGCAGCACCGAGCTGCGGCTCGGCGACTTCGCGAGCGCGACCGCCGACTTCGCCTACGACGAGGGCGAGGACGACCGCTCGCTCGAGTCATGGCGGCGCGAGCACCGCCGCTACTGGGAGCGCACCGCCGCCGCGCGCGGCGCGACGTGGTCGGAGGACGAGGAGATCGTCTTCGAGCGCTTCGCGGTCGTCTGGCCGCCCGAGCACGCGGACGGCCCGGCGAGCTAG
- a CDS encoding thioesterase family protein, with amino-acid sequence MPADATHEPYFVALGDGRYRPTERASGAWQPGEMHFAPLGGLLTHAIERHRGARHASEAAPLLLARMTFDILGFLALDETAVRVETRRPGRTIELTEAVASIAGRDVAVARAWHSVALDTAAVEGGAAAPLPSPSAMRPAEFAGEWGGGYVRSIELRDDGDRAPGRGRAWQRTAHPLVEGEAVAPVARWIGLIDAANGIAVREAPDAWGFPNLDLTVHLHREPEGAWVGFDTTVSFGPSGQGITHTALHDERGHVGFSSQTLTVRPAPAAG; translated from the coding sequence ATGCCTGCCGATGCCACCCACGAGCCCTACTTCGTCGCCCTGGGCGACGGCCGCTACCGCCCCACCGAGCGGGCGAGCGGCGCGTGGCAGCCGGGCGAGATGCACTTCGCACCCCTCGGCGGCCTGCTCACGCACGCGATCGAGCGGCACCGCGGCGCACGCCACGCGAGCGAGGCCGCTCCCCTGCTGCTCGCGCGCATGACGTTCGACATCCTCGGCTTCCTCGCCCTCGACGAGACGGCGGTGCGGGTCGAGACGCGGCGCCCGGGACGCACGATCGAGCTCACCGAGGCCGTCGCATCCATCGCCGGCCGCGACGTCGCTGTCGCCCGCGCGTGGCACAGCGTCGCGCTCGACACCGCTGCCGTCGAGGGCGGGGCCGCCGCCCCGCTCCCCTCGCCGAGCGCCATGCGCCCCGCGGAGTTCGCGGGCGAGTGGGGCGGCGGCTACGTGCGCTCGATCGAGCTGCGCGACGACGGCGACCGCGCGCCCGGCCGGGGCCGCGCGTGGCAGCGCACCGCGCATCCGCTCGTCGAGGGCGAAGCGGTCGCACCCGTCGCTCGCTGGATCGGGCTCATCGACGCCGCGAACGGGATCGCGGTGCGCGAGGCGCCGGATGCGTGGGGGTTCCCCAACCTCGACCTCACCGTGCACCTGCACCGCGAGCCCGAGGGCGCGTGGGTCGGCTTCGACACGACGGTGTCGTTCGGCCCGAGCGGGCAGGGCATCACGCACACGGCGCTGCACGACGAGCGCGGCCACGTGGGCTTCTCGTCGCAGACGCTCACGGTGCGGCCCGCGCCGGCCGCAGGCTAG
- a CDS encoding pyridoxamine 5'-phosphate oxidase family protein: protein MTHDQLQTVTDIMRSTRIAALTYVSAQGRLVSTPMGTQDFEHPGTVWFLTQRDTDKVAAIAADPRVNVHYAGKEGWVSLAGTARYVDDRAKLRELWDASADAFMEGGPDDPDTGLIEVTADSAEYWDSPGAIATAVQLVKGLVSDEPAEPGDSGLVQL from the coding sequence ATGACCCACGACCAGCTGCAGACCGTCACCGACATCATGCGCTCGACCCGCATCGCCGCGCTCACCTACGTCTCGGCCCAGGGCCGCCTCGTCTCGACCCCCATGGGCACGCAGGACTTCGAACACCCCGGGACCGTCTGGTTCCTCACGCAGCGCGACACCGACAAGGTCGCGGCGATCGCGGCCGACCCGCGCGTGAACGTGCACTACGCCGGCAAGGAGGGCTGGGTCTCGCTCGCCGGCACCGCGCGCTACGTCGACGACCGCGCCAAGCTGCGCGAGCTGTGGGACGCCTCGGCCGACGCCTTCATGGAGGGCGGCCCCGACGACCCGGACACGGGGCTCATCGAGGTGACCGCCGACTCCGCCGAGTACTGGGACTCCCCCGGCGCGATCGCGACCGCCGTCCAGCTCGTGAAGGGCCTCGTCTCCGACGAGCCGGCCGAGCCGGGCGACAGCGGCCTCGTGCAGCTCTGA
- a CDS encoding metallophosphoesterase family protein: MSARLLLLSDTHVPARAKGLQEQVWRMVDEADVVVHAGDWIEEALLDELEARARRLVGVAGNNDGPELWSRLGEVARVEVEGVRIAVVHETGAAAGRERRCDARFGPDADEPADVLVFGHSHIPWDSTSPQGVRLLNPGSPTDRRRQPVGTVMTATARDGALDDVALVPTPR; encoded by the coding sequence ATGAGCGCGCGACTGCTGCTGCTGAGCGACACCCACGTGCCCGCGCGGGCGAAGGGCCTGCAGGAGCAGGTGTGGCGGATGGTCGACGAGGCGGATGTCGTCGTCCACGCGGGCGATTGGATCGAGGAAGCGCTGCTCGACGAGCTCGAGGCGCGGGCGCGGCGGCTCGTGGGGGTCGCGGGCAACAACGACGGGCCGGAGCTCTGGTCGCGGCTCGGCGAGGTCGCCCGCGTCGAGGTCGAGGGTGTGCGGATCGCGGTGGTCCACGAGACCGGCGCCGCCGCGGGCCGCGAGCGGCGGTGCGACGCGAGGTTCGGCCCGGATGCCGACGAACCCGCCGACGTGCTCGTCTTCGGCCACTCGCACATCCCGTGGGACTCGACGAGCCCGCAGGGCGTGCGGCTCCTCAACCCTGGCTCCCCGACCGACCGCCGGCGGCAGCCGGTCGGCACCGTCATGACCGCGACCGCGCGCGACGGCGCCCTCGACGATGTCGCACTCGTGCCCACGCCCCGCTGA
- a CDS encoding GNAT family N-acetyltransferase, whose product MARFEERVPTVDELHAVADAVGWLDHFDWPSVGAGLERSLHGVVVTDADAVVGVGRLVGDGARYWYVQDVMVHPDAAEQGIATAIVERLLDHVRTQAPAAAVVGLFSSPEAVSVYEELGFRAATADPLGMTLDVDAGEGRVTE is encoded by the coding sequence ATGGCGAGGTTCGAGGAGCGCGTGCCCACGGTCGACGAGCTGCACGCGGTGGCGGATGCGGTGGGCTGGCTCGACCACTTCGACTGGCCCTCCGTCGGCGCGGGCCTGGAGCGCTCGCTGCACGGCGTCGTCGTCACCGACGCGGATGCGGTGGTGGGCGTCGGGCGGCTCGTCGGGGACGGCGCGCGCTACTGGTACGTGCAGGACGTGATGGTGCACCCCGACGCCGCCGAGCAGGGCATCGCGACGGCGATCGTCGAGCGGCTGCTCGACCACGTGCGCACGCAGGCGCCAGCGGCCGCGGTCGTCGGGCTCTTCTCGAGCCCCGAGGCCGTCTCGGTCTACGAGGAGCTCGGGTTCCGCGCCGCGACCGCCGACCCGCTCGGCATGACGCTCGACGTCGACGCGGGGGAGGGGCGCGTCACCGAGTGA
- a CDS encoding cupredoxin domain-containing protein — MIRTRTTAAALLIAAALALTGCAGVAQDTDDDAVPATPSAATAGPASPGASDDDGDDDGDDDVTELVAMVGTEQDPEAYEIALLDDDGRAVTTLPAGDYELTFRDRSRMHNFHLTGPGDVDVATDVAGSDESTIEITLEPGTYAFVCDPHQGSMSGSLEVTG; from the coding sequence ATGATCCGCACCCGCACGACCGCCGCCGCGCTGCTCATCGCCGCGGCGCTCGCCCTCACCGGTTGCGCCGGAGTCGCGCAGGACACCGACGACGACGCCGTGCCGGCGACCCCATCCGCGGCGACCGCAGGCCCGGCGAGCCCGGGCGCGAGCGACGACGACGGCGACGACGACGGCGATGATGACGTGACCGAGCTCGTCGCGATGGTCGGCACCGAGCAGGATCCCGAGGCGTACGAGATCGCGCTGCTCGACGACGACGGCCGCGCCGTCACGACGCTGCCGGCCGGCGACTACGAGCTCACGTTCCGCGACCGCTCGCGGATGCACAACTTCCACCTCACGGGCCCCGGCGACGTCGACGTCGCGACCGACGTCGCGGGCAGCGACGAGTCGACGATCGAGATCACGCTCGAGCCGGGCACCTACGCGTTCGTGTGCGACCCGCACCAGGGATCGATGAGCGGCAGCCTCGAGGTCACCGGCTGA